The Streptomyces sp. CC0208 genome window below encodes:
- the tgmB gene encoding ATP-grasp ribosomal peptide maturase — translation MTVLILTCEEDVTADMVVVHLNATGVPVVRLDPADLTDGVALSGEYVHGGFRGHLSAGGRLVGISGLRSIWVRRPGVPAARAAEPSQWLTEESAQALYGMLRGSDARWMNHPDAARRARHKPWQLRLAQRCGLPVPATIVTTFPQAAREFAERYPDLVVKPVSGAHPQDPPRAVPTSRVAPDTDFAAVAFGPTLLQRRVAKRADIRLTVVGETLLAARKVTGADDEVDVRFAPSTSSWQPTEVPPRVAAAVRDYLRAAELAYGAFDFAEDGDGTWWFLECNQSGQFGFVEVETGQPIAHSIAEWLARPGPDPRSRANGADSAVF, via the coding sequence ATGACCGTGTTGATTCTTACCTGCGAAGAGGACGTGACGGCCGACATGGTCGTGGTGCACCTCAACGCGACGGGGGTACCGGTGGTCCGGCTCGACCCGGCCGACCTGACCGACGGGGTCGCGCTGTCCGGGGAGTACGTGCACGGCGGCTTCCGCGGCCACCTGTCGGCCGGCGGCCGTCTGGTGGGCATCTCCGGGCTGCGCTCGATCTGGGTCCGCCGCCCGGGTGTCCCGGCGGCGCGGGCGGCCGAGCCCTCTCAGTGGCTGACCGAGGAGTCCGCCCAGGCGCTGTACGGCATGCTCCGGGGCAGCGACGCCCGCTGGATGAACCACCCGGACGCGGCCCGCCGGGCCCGTCACAAGCCCTGGCAGCTGCGGCTCGCCCAGCGCTGCGGCCTGCCCGTCCCGGCCACGATCGTGACGACGTTCCCGCAGGCGGCCCGGGAGTTCGCCGAGCGCTACCCCGACCTGGTGGTCAAGCCGGTCTCGGGGGCACACCCGCAGGACCCGCCGCGGGCGGTGCCGACCAGCCGGGTCGCACCGGACACCGACTTCGCGGCCGTCGCGTTCGGCCCGACCCTGCTGCAACGGCGGGTGGCCAAGCGGGCCGACATTCGCCTGACCGTCGTGGGCGAGACGCTGCTGGCCGCCCGGAAGGTCACCGGGGCGGACGACGAGGTGGATGTCCGTTTCGCCCCGTCCACCTCCTCCTGGCAGCCCACGGAAGTCCCGCCGCGGGTGGCCGCGGCCGTCCGGGACTATCTCCGGGCGGCCGAACTGGCTTACGGGGCGTTCGACTTCGCCGAGGACGGCGACGGGACCTGGTGGTTCCTGGAGTGCAACCAGTCGGGGCAGTTCGGCTTCGTGGAGGTGGAGACGGGCCAGCCGATCGCGCACAGCATCGCCGAATGGCTGGCCCGGCCCGGTCCGGACCCGCGCTCCCGCGCCAACGGCGCCGACTCCGCGGTGTTCTGA
- a CDS encoding helix-turn-helix domain-containing protein codes for MHSVAILVLDDVVPFDMAAPMQVFDWTRLPDGRPAYRVRLCAESPEVRADGGFTLRVEHGLEALTEADTIVVPGRSPVAGPPSPRVLTALREAAAAGTRIASVCVGAFVLAEAGLLDGLRATTHWVAADDLARRFPAVEVQPDVLYVDNGQILTSAGAAAALDMCLHMIRRDLGSAVAAHAARMSVMPLEREGGQAQFIVYDHPPVPRGSTLEPVLEWVEDNLAHEITLGAMAARSGMSERTFSRRFREQTGSTPLQWLLRARVRRAQYLLENTGHPVERIARQAGFGSPTAFRERFRRVVGTTPQAYRAAFHAKDAVPAAARS; via the coding sequence ATGCATTCCGTGGCGATCCTGGTTCTCGACGACGTGGTGCCGTTCGACATGGCGGCGCCCATGCAGGTGTTCGACTGGACGCGGCTGCCCGACGGCCGCCCCGCCTACCGGGTCCGGCTGTGCGCCGAGTCGCCGGAGGTCCGCGCGGACGGCGGTTTCACCCTGCGGGTCGAGCACGGCCTCGAAGCCCTCACGGAGGCGGACACGATCGTCGTGCCGGGACGCTCCCCGGTGGCCGGGCCGCCCTCCCCGCGCGTCCTCACGGCGTTGCGCGAGGCCGCGGCGGCCGGCACCCGGATCGCGTCCGTGTGCGTGGGCGCCTTCGTGCTGGCGGAGGCCGGGCTCCTGGACGGGCTGCGCGCCACCACGCACTGGGTGGCCGCGGACGACCTGGCGCGCCGCTTCCCCGCCGTCGAGGTCCAGCCGGACGTGCTGTACGTCGACAACGGTCAGATCCTGACCTCCGCGGGTGCGGCCGCGGCCCTCGACATGTGTCTGCACATGATCCGCCGGGACCTGGGCTCGGCGGTCGCCGCGCATGCCGCCCGGATGTCGGTGATGCCACTCGAACGGGAGGGCGGCCAGGCCCAGTTCATCGTGTACGACCATCCGCCGGTGCCCCGGGGTTCGACGCTGGAGCCAGTCCTGGAGTGGGTCGAGGACAACCTGGCCCACGAGATCACCCTCGGGGCGATGGCGGCCCGTTCGGGGATGAGCGAGCGCACCTTCAGCCGCCGTTTCCGCGAGCAGACCGGCAGCACGCCGCTGCAGTGGCTGCTGCGGGCCCGGGTACGGCGGGCCCAGTACCTGCTGGAGAACACCGGTCACCCGGTCGAGCGAATCGCGCGGCAGGCGGGGTTCGGCTCGCCCACGGCCTTCAGGGAACGCTTCCGCCGGGTCGTCGGCACCACCCCGCAGGCGTACCGCGCGGCCTTCCACGCGAAGGACGCCGTCCCGGCGGCGGCGCGCTCCTGA
- a CDS encoding DUF5133 domain-containing protein: protein MLIPDPKSVRTLLTRYASLRIAQAERDRPSTARELEDVSYTLCVMMGTADVREAVARADALLPAAGCADPDGESSLPLAG, encoded by the coding sequence GTGCTCATTCCGGACCCGAAGTCCGTCAGAACCCTGCTGACCCGCTACGCGTCACTGAGGATCGCCCAGGCGGAAAGGGACAGGCCGTCGACGGCTCGTGAGCTGGAGGACGTCAGTTACACACTGTGCGTGATGATGGGCACCGCCGATGTCCGCGAAGCGGTCGCCAGGGCCGACGCCCTGCTGCCGGCCGCCGGATGCGCGGACCCGGACGGTGAGAGCAGCCTGCCGCTGGCCGGTTGA
- a CDS encoding ATP-binding protein — translation MSSPANHALRPPSQAVPEVGDAGPVGETLRRPGPAAGGRRRPLGHGPVVSAALLIGCSAEGFARARAFTRETLSCWSLGHRSDDATLVITELAANAVAHAVLRPAPGGSAEVWLGLSFDPTHLLVTVSDPGDEPPAYTPGDVTALREHGRGMYIVDALAQEWGWTSRPPAGKTVWAKLSTTPPP, via the coding sequence GTGTCGTCACCTGCGAACCACGCGCTCCGGCCGCCGAGCCAGGCTGTGCCGGAGGTGGGTGATGCGGGCCCGGTTGGTGAGACCCTGCGGCGCCCGGGTCCCGCCGCTGGCGGACGGCGGCGGCCGCTGGGGCACGGCCCTGTCGTCTCCGCCGCGCTGCTCATCGGTTGCAGCGCGGAGGGGTTCGCCCGGGCCCGAGCTTTCACCCGCGAGACGCTCAGCTGCTGGTCCTTGGGCCACCGCAGCGACGACGCCACCCTCGTGATCACCGAGCTCGCGGCCAACGCCGTGGCCCACGCGGTGCTCCGGCCCGCGCCGGGAGGTTCGGCCGAGGTGTGGCTGGGGTTGTCCTTCGATCCCACCCATCTGCTGGTGACTGTCTCCGATCCCGGTGACGAGCCGCCCGCGTACACGCCCGGTGATGTCACCGCCCTGCGGGAGCACGGCCGAGGCATGTACATCGTCGACGCCCTGGCCCAGGAGTGGGGCTGGACCTCCCGGCCCCCGGCCGGCAAGACCGTCTGGGCCAAGCTGTCGACCACTCCTCCTCCTTGA
- a CDS encoding DUF397 domain-containing protein: MPAVQNGVRASSLDARWVKSRHSNAEGNCVEVASLVDGCVALRNSRDPDGPALVYTPAEVAAFLAGAKDGEFDHLL; this comes from the coding sequence GTGCCAGCAGTGCAGAACGGAGTGCGGGCGAGTTCGCTCGACGCCCGCTGGGTCAAGAGCCGTCACAGCAACGCCGAGGGCAACTGCGTCGAAGTGGCCTCACTGGTCGACGGATGCGTCGCGCTGCGCAACTCCCGTGATCCCGACGGCCCCGCGCTGGTCTACACCCCGGCCGAGGTCGCCGCGTTCCTCGCCGGCGCGAAGGACGGCGAGTTCGACCACCTGCTGTGA
- a CDS encoding helix-turn-helix transcriptional regulator, translating to MSAASHRISRLEPYLDRSEPAPTLLKLLVGVQLAGFREDAGLAQDQAARALGFSPAKLSRIESGKGRKPPSESDVRALLELYGTEDYESSVLLKLLQRAGDPGWWQRYDKRLMPEWFDRLVGLQEAAAAIRTFEIQYVPGLLQTPDYTRAVVQRGLPAAAASEVDRRVELRMQRAKLLLRPDAPQLWAVIDESVLLRVLGSREVMRAQLAHLVEMAQRRNVTLQVIPLDVTNASAPAIPITYLRFGGIDLPDVVYLEHIKSANFLEDRDETEEYRLALDRLADDALEPRASLELLEQTMQQRYGG from the coding sequence ATGTCCGCCGCGTCCCACCGCATCTCCCGCCTGGAACCGTATCTGGACCGGTCCGAACCGGCTCCCACCCTGCTGAAGCTGCTGGTCGGCGTCCAGTTGGCCGGATTCCGCGAGGATGCCGGGCTCGCCCAGGACCAGGCGGCGCGGGCTCTCGGGTTCAGCCCCGCCAAGCTGTCCCGCATCGAGTCCGGCAAGGGCCGCAAGCCCCCGTCGGAAAGCGATGTCCGTGCCCTCCTGGAGCTGTACGGCACCGAGGACTACGAGTCCTCGGTGCTCCTCAAGCTGCTCCAGCGCGCCGGGGACCCGGGCTGGTGGCAGCGGTACGACAAGCGTCTGATGCCCGAGTGGTTCGACCGCCTGGTCGGACTCCAGGAGGCGGCCGCGGCCATCCGTACCTTCGAGATCCAGTACGTCCCCGGCCTGTTGCAGACCCCGGACTACACACGGGCGGTGGTCCAGCGCGGTCTGCCGGCCGCGGCGGCGAGCGAGGTGGACCGGCGCGTCGAACTGCGCATGCAGCGCGCGAAGTTGCTGCTGCGTCCGGATGCCCCGCAACTGTGGGCGGTGATCGACGAGTCGGTGCTGCTGCGGGTGCTGGGCAGCCGGGAGGTCATGCGGGCACAGCTGGCCCACCTCGTGGAGATGGCCCAGCGCCGCAATGTGACCTTGCAGGTCATCCCCTTGGACGTGACCAACGCCTCCGCCCCGGCCATTCCGATCACGTACCTGCGCTTCGGCGGGATCGACCTGCCGGACGTCGTCTACTTGGAGCACATCAAGAGCGCCAACTTCCTGGAGGACCGGGACGAGACGGAGGAGTACCGGCTCGCCCTGGACCGGCTGGCGGACGACGCCCTCGAACCCCGGGCCTCGCTGGAGCTGTTGGAACAGACGATGCAGCAGCGGTACGGCGGCTGA